In a single window of the Bacteroides thetaiotaomicron VPI-5482 genome:
- a CDS encoding conjugal transfer protein TraI: MTQLSQITWAKELKQAYEQFQVLGESRDILTKSLDLYRQVNGVIKNSKMVLQVLSMQGEMLELAAKECTRSDVFTGQEAYGEYTNVLNKIMEESVLSFDLIRTIISPSVSMTDGERIKIIVDLDNKLKENRDKMLDERARFNTVNDAIKRIAALKSTAKK, from the coding sequence TTGACGCAGCTATCGCAGATAACCTGGGCGAAAGAACTTAAACAGGCATACGAACAGTTTCAAGTGCTGGGGGAATCCAGGGACATACTGACTAAGAGCCTGGATCTGTACCGGCAGGTGAACGGGGTTATCAAAAACTCTAAAATGGTGTTGCAGGTGCTTTCCATGCAGGGGGAAATGTTGGAACTGGCGGCGAAAGAGTGCACCCGGTCGGACGTGTTTACCGGACAGGAGGCATACGGGGAATATACGAACGTGCTGAACAAGATCATGGAGGAAAGCGTGCTTTCCTTTGACCTGATCCGGACGATCATATCGCCCTCGGTGAGCATGACCGACGGGGAGAGGATAAAAATTATCGTGGATCTGGATAACAAGCTGAAAGAGAACCGGGACAAGATGCTCGACGAGAGAGCGAGGTTTAATACGGTCAATGACGCTATAAAACGGATCGCAGCCCTGAAATCAACAGCCAAGAAGTGA
- a CDS encoding VirB4 family type IV secretion system protein produces MKISAAQAYCILDTVGSSILTKSGEISVSYLLELPEAYSLDRSDLEERHNELFRAFQYVRTGFIHKQDVFLRRKFKPEYVIEGEGYIQTAERKYFDGREYLHHFCILSFTLSGLQSLEKAYQANPLAYSEKLAKADRDRLAEFLESVESAVSIIRNIRGTQIRPLNVAEVKQHLFRYVNGFHDDEGLRDIQCSDMIRIGQKKGIFFAVCDERYLPDRMKVYVTDSTLQEANSQLYMSMLERIGVHVPCSHVVNQIWKFAGGSYREELAERVKLFGRYREFDKAIKSRYDGLASYEQEIINEENVLCKTHLNVLLLEDDETILNRQTEQVKMIFTNAGFKYYIPSYEGLYNIFIGSIIGRENNLNPDYLFLSDLHSSLCMGINYSTFRSDKEGILFNERLYQTPIRKDVWDADKKRIPARNMIIVASTGGGKSVTSLNIIQQNIEQNYKQIVVEFGKSFYQLSQLYPDRSLHIDYDGSSPLGINPFYTAGKQPDNEKIKTLVNLVLKFWRSKAIMEDTKQVVSLTKIICRYYEDIPDGHCFPDFYRYVQREGKKLYERLNILPEYFDIDSFLHVCSEFMPGGFYENVCKPSPLENDMQNRDFIVFELTKIKKDPFLISVIMTILFDTIENKILSDRSVRGMLIFDEYAESQSIKDTFSGADIHSTVAFCYQKLRKENGAVGTIVQSLAQLPDNEYTKGIIANTQLLYVLPANEIVYDQTVEAFHIKNRSHVNLMKSIRNDFSGVRPYSEIFIRFMDSYATVVRLELSPEKLLAFQTDGEKWNKLQEIYKEAGSMETAIEKYKQLKQKSYETEMSM; encoded by the coding sequence ATGAAAATATCGGCAGCGCAAGCGTACTGTATCTTGGATACGGTAGGATCTTCCATACTTACCAAATCCGGCGAAATATCCGTTTCCTACCTGTTGGAATTGCCGGAGGCCTATTCGCTGGATCGCTCGGATCTGGAGGAAAGGCATAACGAGTTATTCCGGGCTTTCCAGTATGTCCGAACCGGGTTTATACATAAGCAGGACGTGTTTTTACGCAGGAAATTCAAGCCGGAATATGTGATCGAGGGGGAGGGCTATATACAGACGGCCGAAAGGAAGTATTTCGACGGACGGGAATACCTGCATCACTTCTGCATATTGTCCTTTACGCTTTCGGGACTGCAAAGCCTTGAAAAAGCGTACCAGGCCAACCCGTTGGCGTATAGCGAGAAACTGGCGAAGGCAGACCGGGACAGGCTGGCCGAGTTTCTGGAATCGGTGGAGAGTGCAGTTTCCATTATCCGGAATATCCGTGGCACGCAGATCCGGCCGTTGAACGTGGCCGAGGTGAAACAGCACCTTTTCCGGTACGTGAACGGTTTCCATGACGACGAGGGACTAAGGGATATACAGTGTTCCGATATGATAAGGATCGGGCAGAAGAAAGGGATATTCTTTGCCGTTTGTGATGAAAGGTATCTGCCCGACAGGATGAAAGTATATGTTACGGACAGCACTTTGCAGGAGGCAAACAGCCAGCTTTATATGTCGATGCTGGAAAGGATCGGCGTTCATGTGCCCTGTTCCCATGTGGTAAACCAGATATGGAAATTCGCCGGGGGAAGCTACCGGGAGGAACTGGCCGAGAGGGTGAAGCTGTTCGGCCGTTACCGGGAGTTTGACAAGGCCATAAAAAGCCGTTATGACGGCCTGGCCTCGTATGAGCAGGAGATCATCAACGAGGAAAACGTGCTTTGCAAAACGCACCTGAACGTGTTGCTGTTGGAGGATGACGAAACGATCCTGAACCGACAGACGGAACAGGTAAAAATGATTTTCACGAACGCCGGGTTTAAATATTACATTCCAAGTTACGAGGGGCTTTATAATATCTTTATAGGCTCGATCATCGGCCGGGAAAACAACCTGAATCCGGACTACCTGTTTCTTTCGGATCTGCATTCGTCGCTCTGCATGGGGATCAATTACTCTACGTTCCGCAGCGACAAGGAGGGGATCTTGTTTAACGAACGGCTGTATCAAACACCGATTCGAAAGGACGTTTGGGACGCAGATAAGAAACGCATTCCGGCACGTAACATGATTATCGTCGCATCGACGGGTGGGGGAAAGTCGGTTACGTCGTTGAACATCATCCAGCAGAACATCGAGCAGAATTATAAACAGATCGTCGTCGAGTTCGGAAAGAGCTTTTACCAGCTTTCGCAGTTGTACCCGGACAGGTCGCTGCATATTGATTATGACGGCAGCAGCCCGTTGGGGATCAATCCGTTCTATACGGCCGGGAAGCAGCCGGACAACGAGAAGATAAAGACGCTTGTAAACCTGGTGCTTAAATTCTGGCGGTCTAAGGCGATCATGGAGGACACGAAACAAGTTGTTTCGCTGACAAAGATCATTTGCCGTTATTACGAGGATATTCCCGACGGCCATTGTTTCCCGGACTTTTACAGGTACGTCCAAAGAGAGGGGAAAAAACTGTATGAGCGTTTGAATATCCTGCCGGAATACTTCGATATAGACAGCTTCCTGCACGTGTGTTCGGAATTTATGCCGGGGGGATTTTATGAGAACGTGTGCAAGCCGTCCCCACTGGAGAACGATATGCAGAACCGGGATTTTATCGTCTTTGAGCTGACGAAGATAAAGAAAGATCCGTTCCTGATTTCCGTCATTATGACAATCCTTTTCGATACGATAGAGAACAAGATCCTTTCGGATCGTTCCGTCAGGGGGATGCTGATCTTTGACGAGTACGCAGAAAGCCAGTCTATAAAGGACACCTTTTCAGGTGCGGACATACATTCGACGGTGGCGTTCTGTTACCAGAAACTCCGCAAGGAAAACGGGGCGGTGGGTACGATCGTCCAGTCATTGGCGCAGCTTCCCGATAACGAGTACACGAAAGGCATTATCGCCAATACGCAACTCTTATACGTGCTTCCGGCCAACGAGATCGTTTACGACCAGACGGTAGAGGCGTTCCATATCAAGAACCGGAGCCACGTAAACCTGATGAAGTCGATCCGTAACGACTTTTCAGGGGTACGGCCGTATTCGGAGATATTCATCCGGTTTATGGATAGTTATGCAACGGTGGTACGCCTGGAGCTTTCACCGGAAAAATTGCTTGCATTCCAGACCGACGGCGAGAAATGGAACAAATTGCAGGAGATTTACAAGGAGGCCGGAAGCATGGAAACGGCCATAGAGAAGTATAAACAATTAAAACAGAAAAGTTATGAAACGGAAATGTCTATGTAG